From Deinococcus aquaticus, one genomic window encodes:
- a CDS encoding LysR family transcriptional regulator → MTHGRPTTTTGLPSLAQLRALLAVADAGGFSEAAAETGVSQSTLSEAVGKLEALAGRPLLRRGRGGTQPTPAGERMLVHARAAVQAAGDALLAAQEDTQLRGTVRVASFRSTATHLLPPALAAFRARHPGVTVQLLDGEGEGGGEGLVRRGQADAAIVIEENWTDLRLTPLLLDEYLFVAPARRGVHPVTPEDLTGPLLLAPGPNTCNLRVMGYLRRCGVQPEQVTEITEDSVILGMVAHGLGVSVMPRLALTPLPAGLVALPLPERLMRPLALATLPHRANLPVLRAFTDALLDALRRPQGPGAPEPVSALSGGSSLLH, encoded by the coding sequence GTGACTCACGGACGCCCCACCACAACCACCGGCCTGCCGTCCCTGGCGCAGTTGCGCGCCCTGCTGGCGGTGGCGGACGCCGGCGGGTTCAGTGAGGCGGCGGCCGAGACGGGCGTGTCTCAATCCACCCTGAGCGAGGCGGTCGGCAAGCTGGAGGCGCTGGCCGGGCGGCCGCTACTGCGCCGGGGGCGGGGCGGCACCCAGCCCACCCCGGCGGGCGAGCGGATGCTCGTGCACGCGCGCGCGGCGGTGCAGGCGGCGGGCGACGCGCTGCTGGCCGCGCAGGAGGACACGCAGCTGCGCGGCACGGTGCGCGTGGCGTCGTTCCGTTCGACAGCCACGCACCTGCTACCGCCGGCGCTGGCGGCGTTCCGGGCGCGGCATCCGGGCGTGACCGTGCAGCTGCTCGACGGGGAGGGCGAGGGCGGCGGCGAGGGGCTGGTACGGCGCGGGCAGGCGGACGCCGCGATCGTCATCGAGGAGAACTGGACGGACCTGCGCCTGACCCCGCTGCTGCTGGACGAGTACCTGTTCGTCGCGCCCGCGCGGCGCGGCGTGCACCCGGTCACGCCGGAGGACCTGACGGGGCCGCTGCTGCTGGCACCGGGGCCGAACACCTGCAACCTGCGCGTGATGGGGTACCTGCGGCGCTGCGGCGTGCAGCCGGAGCAGGTGACGGAGATCACGGAGGACAGCGTGATTCTGGGAATGGTCGCGCACGGGCTGGGCGTCAGCGTGATGCCCCGGCTGGCGCTGACGCCGCTGCCGGCCGGGCTGGTGGCACTCCCATTGCCTGAGCGGCTGATGCGGCCGCTGGCGCTGGCCACGCTACCGCACCGCGCGAACCTGCCGGTCCTGCGGGCGTTCACGGACGCGCTGCTTGACGCGCTGCGCCGCCCGCAGGGACCGGGGGCGCCGGAACCGGTGTCGGCCCTGTCGGGCGGGTCTTCTCTGCTACATTGA
- a CDS encoding LLM class flavin-dependent oxidoreductase: MTNPSQSEFLWFLQLSRDGEFIGTKTKPPRKPTLAYLQSLISAAGEAGFTGLLTATNYHSEHENYTAAVAALARSAPTDPALLIAVRPGMFHPAMYAKMLATLQNLFPGRVRLNIVTGSSPAENAMYGDNEDHGKRYERTREFMQILRQLWTAPPPQSFRSDLYAFENAVLDPAPVQPIPLYFGGASPVAQEIAADLADVYLMWGEREDMLQGRLDQMRALEEKTGRRLRYGLRTHVIVRETEAEARAAAERLISRVDPEVRAAFVASHAHVDGVGQKRQIDMMKDLDADLMVEPNLWAGVGMARSGVGVALIGSPEQVAAKIRRYEDMGFSSFIFSGYPHEEEARRFGELVMPLLKGAQSEERAIHTDRVAPVA, encoded by the coding sequence ATGACCAATCCTTCCCAGTCCGAATTCCTGTGGTTTCTGCAACTGTCCCGTGACGGCGAGTTTATCGGCACGAAAACCAAGCCGCCGCGTAAGCCCACGCTGGCGTACCTTCAGTCGCTGATCAGCGCGGCGGGCGAGGCGGGCTTCACGGGCCTGCTGACCGCCACGAACTACCACAGTGAACACGAGAACTACACGGCGGCCGTGGCAGCCCTGGCGCGCAGCGCGCCGACCGATCCGGCGCTGCTGATCGCGGTGCGGCCCGGCATGTTCCACCCGGCCATGTACGCGAAGATGCTGGCCACGTTGCAGAACCTCTTTCCGGGGCGGGTGCGGCTGAACATCGTGACGGGCAGCAGCCCCGCCGAGAACGCCATGTACGGCGACAATGAGGATCACGGCAAGCGTTACGAGCGCACGCGGGAGTTCATGCAGATTCTGCGGCAGTTGTGGACGGCCCCGCCGCCGCAGTCGTTCCGCAGTGACCTGTACGCCTTCGAGAACGCGGTGCTGGATCCGGCGCCCGTGCAGCCGATTCCGCTGTACTTCGGGGGGGCGTCGCCGGTGGCGCAGGAGATCGCGGCGGACCTCGCGGACGTGTACCTGATGTGGGGCGAGCGCGAGGACATGCTTCAGGGCCGGCTGGATCAGATGCGGGCGCTGGAGGAGAAGACCGGCCGCCGGCTGCGCTACGGGCTGCGGACGCACGTGATCGTCCGTGAGACCGAGGCCGAGGCCCGCGCGGCCGCCGAGCGCCTGATCAGCCGCGTGGACCCGGAGGTGCGCGCAGCGTTCGTGGCGAGTCACGCGCACGTGGACGGCGTGGGCCAGAAACGCCAGATCGACATGATGAAGGACCTGGACGCGGACCTGATGGTCGAACCTAACCTGTGGGCGGGCGTGGGCATGGCCCGCAGTGGCGTGGGCGTGGCCCTGATCGGCAGCCCAGAGCAGGTGGCCGCCAAGATCCGCCGCTACGAGGACATGGGCTTCAGTTCGTTCATCTTCAGTGGGTACCCGCACGAGGAGGAAGCGCGGCGCTTCGGGGAACTGGTCATGCCGCTGCTGAAGGGCGCGCAGAGCGAGGAGCGAGCCATTCACACGGACCGAGTCGCGCCCGTCGCCTGA
- a CDS encoding carbohydrate ABC transporter permease — translation MEEHTPEKLSPAQRLGRAAALAALIVGGFFPFIWMLLTSLKTEGELQKFPVQYLPSKLDFSNYARVFSEQPFAQFFFNSLTVSLLSTLLCIAAAVPAAYALARLNLRGRGLLMTAVVAFSMFPVVSLLIPLFRLMRGANLLNTYPALILPYAALSLPIGILTLVAFFSAIPRDLESAAMVDGTTRVGALTRVVLPLSAPGVVTAALLVFVNSWNEFLLALSFNTKLSMRTVSVGVTLYQGEFAFPWPLIAAAVVVATVPLVLLIAIFQKRFVSGLTAGGVKA, via the coding sequence ATGGAAGAACACACCCCAGAGAAACTGAGCCCCGCCCAGCGCCTGGGCCGCGCCGCCGCGCTGGCCGCGCTGATCGTGGGCGGCTTCTTCCCGTTCATCTGGATGCTGCTGACCAGCCTGAAAACCGAAGGCGAGCTCCAGAAGTTCCCGGTGCAGTACCTGCCCTCGAAACTGGATTTCAGCAACTACGCCCGCGTGTTCAGCGAGCAGCCGTTCGCGCAGTTCTTCTTCAACTCGCTGACCGTCAGCCTCCTGAGCACCCTGCTGTGCATCGCGGCCGCCGTGCCCGCCGCGTACGCCCTGGCCCGCCTGAACCTGCGCGGGCGCGGGCTACTCATGACGGCCGTCGTGGCGTTCAGCATGTTCCCGGTCGTGAGCCTCCTGATTCCGCTGTTCCGCCTGATGCGCGGCGCGAACCTGCTGAACACCTACCCCGCCCTGATCCTCCCGTACGCCGCGCTGAGCCTGCCCATCGGCATCCTGACGCTGGTGGCGTTCTTCAGCGCCATCCCGCGCGACCTCGAATCGGCCGCCATGGTAGACGGCACCACCCGCGTCGGCGCGCTGACCCGCGTGGTCCTGCCGCTGTCCGCGCCGGGCGTCGTGACAGCCGCGCTGCTGGTGTTCGTGAACTCCTGGAACGAATTCCTGCTGGCCCTGAGCTTCAACACCAAACTGTCCATGCGTACCGTGTCGGTCGGCGTGACCCTCTACCAGGGCGAATTCGCGTTCCCCTGGCCGCTGATCGCCGCCGCTGTCGTGGTCGCCACCGTGCCCCTCGTGCTGCTGATCGCCATCTTCCAGAAACGCTTCGTGTCCGGCCTGACCGCCGGGGGCGTCAAGGCATGA
- a CDS encoding DoxX family protein, translated as MTTLNPAVPADRTDLALLLIRLATGLVFLMHGIQKFFTYTLPGTTQAFTQMGVPVPGISAPLVAGVELIGGVLLIAGVLTRWAGAALAVNILVALLLVHLKAGFFNPNGVEFPLVLLAASAALAIAGPGRYRVPVGPA; from the coding sequence ATGACCACCCTGAACCCCGCCGTACCCGCCGACCGCACCGACCTCGCCCTGCTGCTGATCCGCCTCGCCACCGGACTGGTGTTCCTGATGCACGGCATTCAGAAATTCTTCACGTACACGCTGCCCGGCACCACCCAGGCCTTCACGCAGATGGGCGTGCCCGTCCCCGGTATCAGCGCCCCCCTCGTCGCGGGCGTCGAACTGATCGGCGGCGTGCTGCTGATCGCAGGCGTCCTGACCCGCTGGGCCGGCGCCGCCCTGGCCGTGAACATCCTGGTCGCCCTGCTGCTGGTGCACCTGAAAGCCGGATTCTTCAACCCGAACGGCGTGGAATTCCCGCTGGTCCTGCTGGCGGCCTCCGCCGCGCTGGCCATTGCCGGACCCGGCCGCTACCGCGTGCCCGTCGGCCCCGCCTGA
- a CDS encoding YcjF family protein has product MLPPLVKQVLDNFNFDVDPALSREENVEEVIKSAALLSGAIAVEPIPFADMLLISPVQAKMVLHIGKIYGFDVSSERAREIAQELGVTFAYGFAARQVMRGLAKLALPVIGGLITAPAVYGWTFALGRLAQNYFERRTLGLPASRDQQVKVVQEAKQDSRRVLPGAQDFTDLAAELRRRAEQKAADQSGADRNKPQ; this is encoded by the coding sequence ATGCTGCCGCCGCTCGTGAAACAGGTGCTGGACAATTTCAATTTCGATGTGGACCCGGCCCTGAGCCGCGAGGAGAACGTCGAGGAAGTCATCAAGAGTGCCGCGCTGCTGTCCGGCGCGATTGCCGTGGAACCCATTCCCTTCGCGGACATGCTGCTGATCTCGCCCGTGCAGGCCAAGATGGTGCTGCACATCGGCAAGATCTACGGCTTCGATGTCAGCAGCGAACGCGCCCGTGAGATCGCGCAGGAACTCGGCGTGACCTTCGCGTACGGGTTCGCGGCGCGGCAGGTCATGCGCGGACTGGCGAAACTGGCGCTGCCCGTGATCGGCGGCCTGATCACCGCGCCTGCCGTGTACGGCTGGACGTTCGCGCTGGGCCGCCTAGCACAGAATTACTTCGAGCGGCGCACGCTGGGCCTGCCGGCCTCGCGGGACCAGCAGGTGAAGGTCGTGCAGGAAGCCAAGCAGGACTCCCGCCGCGTGCTCCCGGGCGCGCAGGACTTCACGGACCTGGCCGCCGAACTGCGCCGCCGCGCCGAGCAGAAAGCAGCGGACCAGAGCGGCGCGGACCGGAACAAGCCGCAGTAA
- the cysS gene encoding cysteine--tRNA ligase — protein sequence MTEPRLPDPNIVLYDTLTRQKVTFEPTTPGRVGMYLCGPTVYSDAHLGHAKKEVAFDVIRRAFTHFGYQVRYVANITDVGHLQNDSDDGEDKMLARARLEQLEPMEVADKYFWSFMHDMEALNVLKPSINPRATGHITEQIALIAELIEKGHAYASAGSVYFDVRSWPEYGKLSGRRLDDQEEGTREAVRDEKRDPRDFALWKRAEAGHIMRWESPWGVGFPGWHIECSAMSLKYLGEGFDIHGGGLDLQFPHHEAEIAQAEAAGHAFARYWMHNNMLTIGGEKMSKSKGNFLTIQDVLSQHDPMVVRFLLVGSHYRSITEFSDAAFESARSGYRRLEAALHEIERCLPAAPEGQHAALDAKIAAHVQVFEDALRDDFNTPRAVAALFGLTTDLNAALAAGPVPQGTLERARAAYRDLGGEVLGLFAGGAAPTQSDDSQVVGALMDLVLKARQNYRLNKQYAEADELRDTLTRVGVTVEDTKDGVRWKR from the coding sequence ATGACCGAGCCCCGCCTTCCCGATCCGAACATCGTGCTGTACGACACCCTGACCCGCCAGAAGGTGACTTTCGAGCCGACCACGCCCGGCCGGGTGGGCATGTACCTGTGCGGTCCGACCGTGTACAGCGACGCGCACCTGGGCCACGCGAAGAAGGAAGTGGCGTTCGACGTGATCCGCCGGGCCTTCACGCACTTCGGGTATCAGGTGCGGTACGTGGCGAACATCACGGACGTGGGGCACCTTCAGAACGACTCCGACGACGGCGAGGACAAGATGCTGGCCCGCGCCCGCCTGGAGCAACTGGAGCCCATGGAGGTCGCCGACAAGTACTTCTGGTCGTTCATGCATGACATGGAGGCCCTGAACGTCCTGAAGCCCAGCATCAACCCGCGCGCGACCGGGCACATCACAGAGCAGATCGCGCTGATCGCAGAACTGATCGAGAAGGGTCACGCGTACGCCTCGGCGGGCAGCGTGTACTTCGACGTGCGGTCCTGGCCGGAGTACGGCAAGCTGTCGGGCCGCCGACTGGACGATCAGGAGGAAGGCACGCGCGAGGCGGTGCGCGACGAGAAACGCGACCCGCGTGACTTCGCGCTGTGGAAACGGGCGGAAGCGGGGCACATCATGCGCTGGGAGTCCCCGTGGGGCGTGGGCTTCCCCGGGTGGCACATCGAGTGCTCGGCCATGAGCCTCAAGTACCTGGGCGAGGGCTTCGACATTCATGGGGGCGGCCTGGACCTGCAATTCCCGCACCATGAGGCCGAGATCGCGCAGGCCGAAGCCGCCGGGCACGCCTTTGCGCGTTACTGGATGCACAACAACATGCTGACCATCGGCGGCGAGAAGATGAGCAAGAGTAAAGGGAACTTCCTGACCATTCAGGACGTGCTCTCTCAGCACGACCCGATGGTGGTGCGGTTCCTGCTGGTCGGCAGTCACTACCGCTCGATTACCGAGTTCAGTGACGCGGCCTTCGAATCCGCCCGCAGCGGGTACCGCCGCCTGGAAGCGGCCCTGCACGAGATCGAGCGCTGCCTGCCCGCCGCGCCCGAGGGGCAGCACGCCGCGCTGGACGCGAAGATCGCCGCGCACGTGCAGGTCTTCGAGGACGCCCTGCGCGACGATTTCAACACGCCCAGGGCCGTCGCGGCGCTGTTCGGCCTGACCACCGACCTCAACGCCGCCCTGGCTGCCGGCCCGGTGCCGCAGGGCACGCTGGAACGCGCCCGCGCCGCATACCGCGACCTGGGCGGCGAGGTGCTGGGCCTGTTCGCGGGCGGCGCGGCCCCCACCCAGAGCGACGACTCGCAGGTAGTCGGCGCGCTGATGGACCTGGTCCTGAAGGCCCGGCAGAACTACCGCCTGAACAAGCAGTACGCCGAGGCCGACGAACTGCGCGACACCCTGACCCGCGTGGGTGTGACCGTCGAGGACACCAAGGACGGCGTGCGCTGGAAACGCTGA
- a CDS encoding ABC transporter substrate-binding protein, giving the protein MRTRITLSLALAAATLLSGASAATTTLNVFMGSQQRPDIFQPLFDRFQKQNPNIRIKIETGGATSEAQNQYLTTVLAAKDSTLDIFLIDVVRTATFAAAGWAEPLDAYLPSKDTYLKAFLAGPIGAATVSGKLYAMPAFTDAQFLYYRKDLLEKHKAKVPKTWDELASTAARIQKAEGGNLQGFNFQGAPIEGTVCNFLEMTWTGGGSVDDVTSPAAKQGLNFLVNAVKTKLAPAASAEMKTDDSRQQFQAGNVLFGLNWSYAWAHFQGNSPQPTKVKGDVGVVALPAFGKNATATCTGGWEWGVNAFGKNKAASMKLLQFMASSDVQKEMAVKGAYLPVRKSLYNDKAVLAANPHFKALYPIVTKARPRPVTPNYPRVSEVIRNNVSAAVAGSKTVDAALSEMKRDLTPLLK; this is encoded by the coding sequence ATGCGCACCCGAATCACCCTGTCGCTCGCCCTGGCCGCCGCTACCCTCCTGAGCGGAGCCAGCGCCGCCACCACCACCCTGAACGTCTTCATGGGCAGCCAGCAGCGCCCGGACATCTTCCAGCCGCTGTTCGACCGCTTCCAGAAACAGAACCCGAACATCCGCATCAAGATCGAAACCGGCGGCGCCACCAGCGAAGCCCAGAACCAGTACCTGACCACCGTCCTGGCCGCCAAGGACAGCACCCTGGACATCTTCCTGATCGACGTGGTCCGCACCGCCACCTTCGCCGCCGCCGGCTGGGCCGAACCGCTCGACGCCTACCTGCCCAGCAAGGACACCTACCTCAAGGCGTTCCTGGCCGGCCCCATCGGCGCGGCCACCGTCAGCGGCAAACTGTACGCCATGCCCGCCTTCACCGACGCGCAGTTCCTGTACTACCGCAAGGACCTCCTCGAGAAGCACAAGGCCAAGGTCCCCAAGACCTGGGATGAACTGGCCAGCACCGCCGCCCGCATCCAGAAAGCCGAGGGTGGCAACCTCCAGGGCTTCAATTTCCAGGGCGCGCCCATCGAAGGCACCGTCTGCAACTTCCTGGAAATGACCTGGACCGGCGGCGGCAGCGTGGACGACGTGACCAGCCCCGCTGCGAAACAGGGCCTGAATTTCCTGGTGAACGCCGTGAAAACCAAACTGGCCCCCGCCGCCAGCGCCGAGATGAAAACCGACGACTCCCGCCAGCAGTTCCAGGCCGGGAACGTCCTGTTCGGCCTGAACTGGAGTTACGCCTGGGCGCACTTCCAGGGCAACAGCCCCCAGCCCACCAAGGTCAAGGGCGACGTGGGCGTCGTCGCGCTGCCGGCCTTCGGCAAGAACGCCACTGCCACCTGCACCGGCGGCTGGGAATGGGGCGTGAACGCCTTCGGCAAGAACAAGGCCGCCAGCATGAAACTCCTGCAGTTCATGGCCAGCAGCGACGTGCAGAAAGAAATGGCCGTCAAGGGCGCGTACCTGCCGGTCCGCAAGAGCCTGTACAACGACAAGGCCGTCCTGGCTGCCAACCCGCACTTCAAGGCCCTGTATCCCATCGTCACCAAGGCCCGCCCGCGCCCCGTGACGCCCAACTACCCGCGCGTCAGCGAGGTCATCCGCAACAACGTCTCGGCCGCCGTTGCCGGCAGCAAGACCGTGGACGCCGCCCTCAGCGAGATGAAACGCGACCTGACCCCGCTGCTCAAGTAA
- a CDS encoding carbohydrate ABC transporter permease, whose translation MTTPNPTPARRPRREPSEAQLAALLLLPAAALLLGVLLFPMLTTFRDSLYLNKLTEPWLQGFVGLKQYAQMLEDPRFGQALRNTLLFGVLTVGGSFLVGIPMALAAHLPGRTRGLARVALLLPWAMPPVITGLIFAWLFNAQYGVFNDLLVRMGVIDEPLRWLSTPGLSVLAMVVTIIWKTSSFVALIVLGGLQGIPKEMIEAAQVDGATPTQTFFRVILPLLAPSLAVAFIFRTISAVQVFDIPYTFIQQAPAQGLLETLGVYIYRTGIEFLDFGYAATLSVALFALSLAVTAVYVRFVRDGANS comes from the coding sequence ATGACCACACCCAACCCCACCCCGGCCCGCCGACCCCGCCGGGAGCCCAGCGAGGCGCAACTGGCCGCGCTGCTGCTGCTCCCGGCCGCCGCCCTGCTGCTGGGCGTCCTGCTGTTTCCCATGCTGACCACCTTCCGCGACAGCCTGTACCTGAACAAACTGACCGAACCGTGGCTCCAGGGCTTCGTGGGCCTGAAGCAGTACGCGCAGATGCTGGAGGACCCCCGCTTCGGTCAGGCGCTGCGCAACACGCTGCTGTTCGGCGTGCTGACCGTCGGCGGCTCGTTCCTGGTCGGCATTCCCATGGCGCTCGCCGCGCACCTGCCGGGCCGGACACGCGGACTGGCGCGCGTGGCCCTGCTGCTGCCGTGGGCCATGCCGCCCGTCATCACGGGCCTGATCTTCGCGTGGCTGTTCAACGCCCAGTACGGCGTGTTCAACGACCTGCTCGTGCGCATGGGCGTCATCGACGAACCGCTGCGGTGGCTCAGCACGCCGGGCCTCAGCGTCCTGGCGATGGTCGTCACGATCATCTGGAAGACCAGTTCCTTCGTGGCGTTGATCGTGCTGGGCGGCCTTCAGGGCATCCCGAAAGAGATGATCGAGGCGGCGCAGGTGGACGGCGCGACCCCCACGCAGACCTTCTTCCGGGTGATCCTGCCGCTGCTGGCCCCCAGTCTCGCCGTGGCGTTCATCTTCCGGACCATCAGCGCCGTGCAGGTGTTCGACATCCCGTACACCTTCATTCAGCAGGCGCCCGCGCAGGGCCTGCTGGAAACGCTGGGCGTGTACATCTACCGCACAGGCATCGAATTCCTGGACTTCGGGTACGCCGCGACCCTCAGCGTCGCGCTGTTCGCCCTGAGTCTGGCCGTAACCGCCGTGTACGTCCGCTTCGTGCGGGACGGAGCGAACAGCTGA
- a CDS encoding phosphate signaling complex PhoU family protein, with translation MLSITLEQLDAVRDANDRAEFAGLTARAETLEAETDALEREIEDLCLHAFAAGLTEQELAFHLMVFRSLTNLERVGDYAFNVARDLETFAPRARSATLQDVLPLVRLLSEMLERLAFAFAERDAAAARDVMRLDYEQVDALYEQMQRASLTRLLERPEDTSVALTAGRMARNLERLGDHLVNVAERLEHVVTRLNSAPT, from the coding sequence ATGCTGAGCATCACCCTCGAACAACTCGACGCCGTGCGGGACGCCAATGACCGCGCCGAATTCGCCGGCCTGACCGCCCGCGCCGAGACGCTGGAAGCTGAAACGGACGCCCTGGAACGCGAGATCGAGGACCTGTGCCTGCACGCCTTCGCCGCCGGCCTGACCGAACAGGAACTCGCCTTCCACCTGATGGTGTTCCGCAGCCTCACCAACCTCGAGCGGGTCGGTGATTACGCCTTCAACGTCGCCCGCGACCTCGAAACCTTCGCGCCCCGCGCCCGCAGCGCCACCCTTCAGGACGTACTGCCCCTCGTTCGGCTGCTCTCGGAGATGCTAGAACGCCTCGCCTTCGCCTTCGCTGAGCGGGACGCCGCCGCCGCCCGGGACGTCATGCGCCTCGACTACGAACAGGTGGACGCCCTGTACGAGCAGATGCAGCGCGCCAGCCTGACCCGCCTGCTCGAACGCCCGGAAGACACCAGCGTCGCCCTGACTGCCGGACGCATGGCCCGCAACCTCGAACGCCTCGGGGATCACCTCGTGAACGTTGCCGAACGCCTGGAACACGTCGTGACCCGCCTGAACAGCGCTCCTACCTGA
- a CDS encoding MarR family winged helix-turn-helix transcriptional regulator: MPDTLTSAPAPLTPPAQPGAPGSLQHQAYLALQRLALRQQHEGAELFREYGLSAPQFNVLRILRGAEDTGLTCSEISDRLLVHDPDVTRLLDRLQKAGLVNRDRDRPDRRIVATRLTPAGHDLLTRIDRPLMHLHAQQFAHLSDAQLQHLLTLLTPPEPT, translated from the coding sequence ATGCCAGATACCCTGACCTCCGCGCCCGCCCCCCTCACGCCGCCCGCCCAGCCCGGCGCGCCCGGCAGTCTTCAGCATCAGGCCTACCTGGCCCTGCAACGCCTCGCCCTGCGCCAGCAGCATGAGGGCGCGGAACTGTTCCGCGAGTACGGCCTGAGCGCCCCGCAGTTCAACGTGCTGCGCATCCTGCGCGGCGCAGAGGACACCGGCCTGACCTGCAGCGAGATCAGCGACCGCCTGCTCGTCCACGACCCGGACGTGACCCGCCTGCTCGACCGCCTCCAGAAGGCCGGACTGGTCAACCGCGACCGCGACCGCCCGGACCGCCGCATCGTCGCCACCCGCCTGACCCCCGCCGGACACGACCTGCTGACCCGCATTGACCGGCCCCTGATGCACCTGCACGCCCAGCAATTCGCGCACCTGAGCGACGCCCAGCTTCAGCACCTGCTGACGCTTCTGACCCCCCCGGAGCCCACATGA
- the mqnC gene encoding cyclic dehypoxanthinyl futalosine synthase, whose protein sequence is MTATVPTGTALLDRAAQGERLHHAEIEALYSLPLPDVAAAAHHLRLARRDPRTVSFLIDRNINYTNICNVGCNFCAFYRTPRQKDSYTLDYEQISHKIRELEAVGGTRILLQGGVNPALGLDYYTGLLRHVKANHPTIRIDAFSPEEVLFMEKTFGHTLDALLDILIEAGLDGLPGAGGEILEDEVRAKAAPARIRSEDWFRIIDAAQRKGLYTIATMVIGFGETYAQRANHLLKIRDQQDRATREYGGNGFSGFAMWTLQTEHTRLHGKAPGATAHEYLQQLAIARIALDNVPNIQASWPAQGFKVAQSALYYGANDLGSTMLEENVVSAAGGHGRHNATVRELIRIAVDAGFDPAIRNSRFEIIERPDVNAILARGETNPEGDRAVGASAAR, encoded by the coding sequence ATGACCGCCACCGTCCCCACCGGAACCGCCCTGCTCGACCGGGCCGCGCAGGGCGAGCGCCTGCACCACGCCGAGATCGAGGCGCTGTACTCCCTGCCGCTGCCCGACGTGGCCGCCGCCGCGCACCACCTGCGCCTCGCGCGCCGCGACCCGCGCACCGTGTCGTTCCTGATCGACCGGAACATCAACTACACGAACATCTGCAACGTCGGCTGCAACTTCTGCGCCTTCTACCGCACCCCCCGCCAGAAAGACAGTTACACCCTGGATTACGAGCAGATCAGCCACAAGATCCGCGAACTTGAGGCGGTGGGCGGCACCCGCATCCTGCTGCAGGGCGGCGTGAACCCCGCGCTGGGCCTGGACTACTACACCGGCCTGCTGCGCCACGTGAAGGCCAACCACCCCACCATCCGCATCGACGCCTTCTCGCCCGAGGAGGTGCTGTTCATGGAGAAAACCTTCGGGCACACCCTGGACGCCCTGCTGGACATCCTGATCGAGGCCGGACTGGACGGCCTGCCCGGCGCGGGCGGCGAGATCCTGGAAGACGAGGTGCGCGCGAAGGCCGCGCCCGCCCGCATCCGCAGCGAGGACTGGTTCCGCATCATCGACGCCGCGCAGCGCAAGGGCCTGTACACCATCGCCACCATGGTCATCGGTTTCGGTGAGACGTACGCGCAGCGCGCCAATCACCTCCTGAAAATCCGTGACCAGCAGGACAGGGCAACCCGCGAGTACGGCGGGAACGGCTTTTCCGGCTTCGCCATGTGGACCCTTCAGACCGAGCACACCCGCCTGCACGGCAAGGCGCCGGGCGCGACCGCGCACGAGTACCTGCAACAGCTGGCCATTGCCCGCATCGCGCTCGACAACGTGCCGAACATCCAGGCGTCGTGGCCCGCGCAGGGCTTCAAGGTCGCTCAGTCCGCGCTGTACTACGGTGCGAACGACCTGGGGTCCACCATGCTCGAGGAGAACGTCGTCTCGGCGGCCGGTGGGCACGGGCGGCACAACGCGACCGTCCGCGAACTGATCCGCATTGCCGTGGACGCCGGATTCGACCCCGCCATCCGCAACAGTCGCTTCGAGATCATCGAGCGCCCGGACGTGAACGCCATCCTGGCGCGCGGCGAGACCAACCCGGAAGGGGACCGCGCCGTCGGCGCCTCCGCCGCCCGCTGA